From the Arthrobacter sp. PM3 genome, one window contains:
- a CDS encoding 2-hydroxy-3-oxopropionate reductase — protein sequence MSNVAVIGLGIMGLPMAINLVKAGHTVTGFNRSQDKIDKLVSEGGRGAGSIAEAVKDADVVITMVPDSPDVEGVVSGPEGVFANARKGTLWIDASSIRPDVAKRLADDARAAGIRPLDAPVSGGEQGAIDAVLSIMVGGDAADFEAAGEVLNAVGKTIVHVGPSGSGQTVKAANQLIVAVNIEVLGEAIAFLEAYGVDTDAALKVLGGGLAGSKVLDQKGQKMLDRNFDPGFRLALHHKDLGIVTAAAREANVAVPLGAVVAQLVAATVNQGDGGLDHSGLFKQVLQLSGRS from the coding sequence ATGAGCAACGTTGCAGTGATCGGACTCGGCATCATGGGCCTGCCCATGGCCATCAACCTCGTCAAGGCCGGCCACACGGTCACCGGTTTCAACCGCAGCCAGGACAAGATCGACAAGCTGGTCTCCGAAGGCGGCCGCGGTGCCGGCAGCATCGCCGAGGCCGTCAAGGACGCCGACGTCGTCATCACCATGGTGCCGGACTCCCCCGACGTCGAGGGCGTGGTCAGCGGCCCCGAGGGCGTCTTCGCCAACGCCCGCAAGGGAACCCTGTGGATTGACGCGTCCAGCATCCGTCCGGACGTGGCCAAGCGCCTCGCCGACGACGCCCGGGCCGCCGGGATCCGACCCCTCGACGCCCCGGTCTCCGGCGGCGAACAGGGCGCCATCGACGCCGTCCTGTCCATCATGGTCGGCGGGGACGCCGCCGACTTCGAGGCGGCCGGGGAGGTCCTGAACGCCGTCGGCAAGACCATCGTCCATGTCGGCCCCTCCGGCTCCGGCCAGACCGTCAAGGCAGCCAACCAGCTGATCGTGGCCGTCAACATTGAAGTCCTCGGCGAGGCGATCGCCTTCCTCGAGGCCTACGGCGTGGACACCGACGCCGCGCTCAAGGTCCTCGGCGGCGGTCTGGCCGGTTCCAAGGTCCTGGACCAGAAGGGCCAGAAGATGCTGGACCGCAACTTCGACCCAGGCTTCCGCCTGGCCCTGCACCACAAGGACCTCGGCATCGTCACCGCCGCGGCCCGCGAGGCCAATGTCGCCGTTCCGCTCGGCGCCGTCGTCGCCCAGCTCGTCGCCGCCACCGTCAACCAGGGCGACGGCGGCCTGGACCACTCGGGGCTCTTCAAGCAGGTCCTCCAGCTCAGCGGCCGCAGCTAA
- a CDS encoding hydroxypyruvate isomerase family protein translates to MTYSVNCSILLTELPLLERPAAAKAAGFDAVEFWWPFASSVPADAEVTRFENAISDAGVQLTGLNFNAGDMPGGDRGLVSWIGRDAEFRDNIDVVAGIGGRLGCTSFNALYGNRQAEYSAEQQDELAVANLAAAAAGVGRIGGTVLLEPVSGAPRYPLLTAADALGVIARVKEETGTENIRLLADFYHLAVNGDDVAAVVENHAKDFGHIQIADNPGRGAPGTGTLPLGEWITRSRELGYEGYIGLEYKEPAETAFAWAIRERASR, encoded by the coding sequence ATGACGTACTCCGTGAACTGCTCCATCCTCCTGACGGAGCTGCCCCTGCTGGAACGGCCCGCCGCGGCCAAGGCCGCCGGCTTCGACGCCGTCGAGTTCTGGTGGCCCTTCGCGAGCTCCGTCCCCGCCGACGCCGAGGTCACCCGGTTTGAGAACGCCATCTCCGACGCCGGTGTCCAGCTCACCGGACTGAACTTCAATGCCGGCGACATGCCCGGCGGTGACCGGGGCCTGGTGTCCTGGATCGGCCGCGACGCCGAGTTCAGGGACAACATCGACGTCGTCGCCGGGATCGGCGGGCGCCTCGGCTGCACGTCGTTCAACGCCCTCTACGGCAACCGCCAGGCCGAGTACTCCGCCGAGCAGCAGGACGAACTCGCCGTGGCGAACCTCGCCGCCGCAGCGGCCGGCGTGGGCCGGATCGGCGGCACCGTCCTGCTCGAACCCGTCAGCGGCGCACCCCGCTACCCGCTCCTCACGGCCGCCGACGCGCTGGGCGTCATCGCCCGGGTCAAGGAGGAAACCGGCACGGAGAACATCAGGCTCCTGGCCGACTTCTACCACCTGGCCGTCAACGGTGACGACGTCGCCGCCGTTGTTGAGAACCACGCCAAGGACTTCGGCCACATCCAGATTGCCGACAACCCCGGCCGCGGCGCCCCCGGAACCGGGACCCTGCCGCTGGGCGAATGGATCACCCGCAGCCGCGAACTCGGCTACGAGGGCTACATCGGCCTCGAATACAAGGAGCCGGCGGAAACCGCGTTCGCCTGGGCCATCCGCGAACGCGCCTCCCGCTGA
- a CDS encoding DUF6379 domain-containing protein, translated as MPNGLLDDASLRPHPDGLALALILPWYRSLWLSSVSSLRLTVDGQEIPAEDLTLELDGVRYALPDLPAQSETLWYLQEHPLLIAKTGSPAALGEQHTIQLIGELRLPYMQIAPGQDGGPGMYVPNFVNQTLELTVTDRAAAAPELTTAATPPPPKAGDDPFSLGLTLYSASAEFRAGWYDFDGLLNRVAELGIGPGIEIVASQVLPTYPTVTDDFASSWQQAFDKHGFTASSFGANLDMGRRRDRDMTPDEEYDFTQTLFRGAKKLGFPLIRIQSAKPELLRRLLPLAEDLELKLAYEIHAPLGPNSPEIMKVRDVYAELDSPLLGFVADFSSTMHSMSPTLLRAVRRAGLDDDAVQRLQAIWATDAPMRVRQEEFIAYLRGRDFDPARLGSFAHLAFNMHGHVSPTEWADIMPQIMHVHAKFYDIDDQGNEPAIDYPELVRVFVDGGYRGYWSSEWEGHAFAELGEVDPLLLVRQQHDLIRKSMRAAPAPA; from the coding sequence ATGCCAAACGGACTTCTTGACGATGCAAGCCTCCGCCCCCATCCCGACGGCCTCGCCCTGGCCCTGATACTCCCGTGGTACCGGAGCCTGTGGCTTTCCTCGGTCTCCAGCCTCCGGCTCACCGTCGACGGCCAGGAGATTCCGGCCGAGGACCTGACCCTGGAACTGGACGGAGTCCGCTATGCGCTCCCGGACCTGCCCGCGCAAAGCGAAACTCTCTGGTACCTGCAGGAACATCCCCTGCTCATCGCCAAAACCGGGAGCCCTGCTGCCTTGGGCGAGCAGCACACCATCCAGCTCATCGGTGAGCTGCGCCTTCCCTACATGCAAATTGCGCCCGGCCAGGACGGCGGTCCCGGCATGTACGTCCCCAATTTCGTCAACCAGACGCTCGAGCTGACCGTCACGGACAGGGCCGCGGCGGCCCCGGAACTGACGACTGCGGCCACCCCGCCTCCGCCCAAGGCCGGGGATGATCCGTTCTCCCTTGGGCTCACCCTGTACTCGGCGAGTGCCGAATTCCGGGCCGGCTGGTACGACTTCGACGGCCTGCTGAACCGGGTGGCGGAGCTGGGCATCGGTCCGGGCATCGAGATCGTGGCATCGCAGGTCCTGCCGACGTATCCCACCGTGACGGATGACTTCGCCAGCTCCTGGCAGCAGGCCTTCGACAAGCACGGCTTCACTGCCAGCTCCTTTGGCGCCAACCTGGATATGGGCCGGCGCCGGGACCGGGACATGACCCCGGACGAGGAGTACGACTTCACGCAGACGCTCTTCCGCGGCGCCAAGAAGCTGGGTTTCCCGCTCATCCGCATCCAGAGCGCGAAGCCTGAGCTGCTTCGACGGCTCCTGCCGCTCGCGGAGGACCTCGAACTCAAACTTGCCTACGAAATCCATGCCCCGCTGGGACCCAACTCGCCGGAGATCATGAAGGTCCGTGACGTCTACGCGGAGCTTGATTCGCCACTGTTGGGTTTTGTGGCTGACTTCTCCTCGACCATGCACAGCATGTCTCCCACGCTCCTGCGCGCGGTCCGCCGTGCCGGGCTGGACGACGACGCCGTCCAAAGGCTGCAGGCCATCTGGGCCACTGACGCCCCGATGCGGGTGCGGCAGGAGGAATTCATTGCGTACCTGCGGGGCCGCGACTTCGATCCTGCCCGGCTTGGGTCCTTCGCCCATCTGGCCTTCAACATGCACGGCCATGTCAGCCCGACGGAGTGGGCCGACATCATGCCGCAAATCATGCACGTCCACGCGAAGTTCTATGACATTGATGACCAGGGCAACGAGCCGGCCATCGATTATCCCGAGCTCGTCCGCGTCTTCGTGGACGGCGGCTACCGCGGCTACTGGTCCAGCGAGTGGGAAGGGCACGCCTTCGCCGAGCTCGGCGAGGTCGACCCCCTGCTGCTGGTCCGGCAGCAGCACGACCTCATCCGCAAGAGCATGCGGGCGGCGCCGGCACCGGCCTGA
- a CDS encoding glycerate kinase, with protein sequence MRIVIAPDKFKGSLSAPDVARHLETGLQWTRDSGRISNLEVLRIPVADGGEGTLDAAVGSGFGRRSAVVTGPTGQPVRADFAVRGRDAVIEMAAASGLAVLPGAAAGGAPDSATATGASSLGTGELIRAALDAGCRQIILGVGGSANTDGGAGVLQGLGARLLDADGCELPPGGAALTRLARIDFSGFDARLEETRFVLASDVGNPLLGPSGAARIFGPQKGATPADVELLDAALAHFVQVLAAEIGPRALRAAEAPGAGAAGGVGYAAIAVLAATRRPGIDVVLEFTGLAERLAGADLVITGEGSLDEQSLLGKTPVGVARAARHAGVPVVAVCGRSALSPEQISTSGFRAVHALTELESNVDTCIAEAAALLERLGRNIGLQLAGPAAQHTTVSKESQHA encoded by the coding sequence ATGCGGATCGTGATCGCGCCGGACAAGTTCAAGGGCTCACTCTCCGCCCCGGACGTCGCCCGGCACCTCGAAACCGGGCTGCAGTGGACGCGCGACAGCGGACGGATCAGCAACCTTGAGGTTCTCCGGATTCCGGTGGCCGACGGCGGCGAGGGGACCCTCGACGCCGCGGTCGGCTCCGGCTTCGGCCGCCGCAGCGCGGTGGTCACCGGCCCCACGGGACAGCCGGTCCGCGCGGACTTCGCCGTCCGCGGCCGCGATGCCGTCATCGAGATGGCCGCCGCGTCCGGACTCGCCGTCCTGCCCGGCGCCGCCGCGGGCGGCGCGCCCGATTCGGCGACCGCCACCGGCGCCAGCAGCCTCGGCACCGGCGAACTGATCCGCGCCGCGCTCGACGCCGGATGCCGGCAGATCATTTTGGGCGTCGGCGGGAGCGCCAACACCGACGGCGGCGCCGGTGTCCTGCAGGGCCTCGGCGCCCGGCTGCTCGACGCCGACGGTTGCGAACTGCCGCCCGGCGGGGCGGCCCTCACCCGGCTGGCCCGGATCGACTTTTCCGGGTTCGACGCCCGGCTCGAGGAGACGCGGTTCGTGCTCGCCAGCGACGTCGGCAATCCCCTGCTCGGCCCCTCCGGGGCCGCCCGGATCTTCGGCCCGCAGAAGGGCGCGACCCCCGCCGATGTGGAACTTCTCGACGCGGCCCTGGCCCACTTTGTGCAGGTCCTGGCGGCCGAGATCGGCCCCCGGGCGCTGCGGGCCGCGGAGGCTCCCGGCGCCGGGGCGGCCGGCGGCGTCGGCTACGCCGCCATCGCGGTCCTCGCCGCGACCCGCAGGCCGGGCATCGACGTCGTCCTTGAATTCACCGGACTCGCAGAGCGGCTGGCCGGCGCGGACCTGGTGATCACCGGCGAGGGCAGCCTCGACGAGCAATCCCTGCTGGGCAAGACGCCGGTGGGCGTTGCCCGGGCCGCCCGGCACGCCGGCGTGCCGGTGGTTGCGGTCTGCGGCCGGTCCGCGCTCAGTCCGGAGCAGATCAGCACCTCCGGATTCCGCGCCGTCCATGCTTTGACGGAGCTCGAAAGCAATGTAGACACGTGTATAGCGGAGGCGGCAGCGCTTCTGGAACGCCTGGGACGGAACATCGGCCTGCAGCTGGCGGGGCCGGCTGCCCAACACACGACTGTGAGCAAGGAGAGCCAACATGCCTGA
- a CDS encoding LysR family transcriptional regulator, translating to MTNHVLLSRLDLNLLISLDALITERSVTRAAERLHLSQPALSASLARLRSHFGDPILARRGNAYELTPFALRLAEHTTTALEAARRVFESQATWEPAESEREFSIYGSDYGFTTIGRVASELAAERAPGVRFRFMLHNPMVVEDAANRLRSVDGIMIPHGFLTGLPYLDLWRDGWVAVVSSSNAAVGDRITMENIAELPWVMTYQTRSASTSAERQIMQLGVEPRVDVVVESFQSLPHFVVGTNRIALIQAALAPFALRVGGVRILPLPFDATPLVNALWWHPVHNRDSEHEWMRGLFKEAADIVAAAATKQVP from the coding sequence GTGACAAACCATGTCCTGCTTTCCCGGCTCGACCTCAACCTGTTGATATCGCTCGATGCCCTCATTACGGAGCGGAGCGTGACGAGGGCCGCCGAGCGCCTCCACCTGAGCCAGCCCGCGCTTAGCGCCTCGCTGGCGCGGCTGCGGTCCCACTTTGGTGACCCGATCCTGGCGCGGCGCGGAAACGCCTATGAACTGACGCCGTTCGCGCTCCGGCTCGCGGAGCACACCACCACGGCACTTGAGGCCGCACGCCGCGTCTTCGAGAGCCAGGCAACCTGGGAGCCCGCCGAATCGGAGCGCGAGTTCTCCATCTACGGTTCGGATTACGGCTTCACGACGATTGGCCGGGTTGCATCCGAGCTTGCCGCTGAACGCGCCCCCGGGGTCCGGTTCCGTTTTATGCTCCATAATCCGATGGTGGTGGAGGACGCCGCCAACCGCCTTCGTTCGGTGGACGGCATAATGATCCCCCACGGATTCCTCACCGGCCTGCCCTACCTGGACTTGTGGCGGGACGGGTGGGTGGCCGTGGTCTCCTCATCCAACGCCGCCGTCGGCGACCGCATCACCATGGAGAACATCGCGGAGCTTCCCTGGGTGATGACCTACCAAACACGGTCGGCATCCACCTCGGCCGAACGCCAGATCATGCAGCTCGGTGTGGAACCACGCGTCGACGTGGTGGTGGAAAGTTTCCAGTCCCTGCCGCACTTCGTGGTGGGAACCAACCGGATCGCACTGATCCAGGCGGCGCTGGCACCGTTCGCGCTGCGGGTAGGCGGGGTTCGGATCCTGCCGCTGCCCTTCGACGCCACCCCGCTGGTCAACGCCTTGTGGTGGCACCCCGTGCACAACCGTGACTCGGAACATGAGTGGATGCGGGGCCTTTTCAAAGAGGCCGCCGACATCGTGGCGGCCGCCGCAACCAAGCAAGTCCCTTAA
- a CDS encoding ABC transporter substrate-binding protein produces MTQHRRYSGLKVGALAVPTIAALVLTGCSASTGSSSSSDGSQEFSLSFATSNTIESPFQVLAENYMKSHPNVKITFNPQPNDSYDQTLRTQLQAGNASDVVVTSPGSGTGRSILPLAQAGFLEPLDEAAKKLVPEGSDSLFGSDGKVYGQAAEITVVGLVSNETASKAAGLSDLPSDFASLEQQCKTLESAGKSFFALAGSAAPNTGLMAMSLAASRVYADDPKWNEKRAANETKFADSDGWKSSLEAVVKLNDAGCFQKGAAGAGFDAITKGLASGTSLAGFIPGPSWKQLKSAAAGSDFDVRALPAEQSSGKGFVYASANYAFSVNAASKNKDAAKAFLDWAAQPDQTKAFAEIDGALPVSGLDGYDFNGGAYKNVGDFIKGGKYGPLPNSQWPNSAVYDALATGVQGLLTGQKTADQVLQAMDAAWGQ; encoded by the coding sequence ATGACACAGCACCGTCGCTATTCGGGCCTGAAGGTCGGCGCCCTCGCCGTCCCTACAATCGCAGCCCTTGTCCTCACCGGCTGCTCGGCCTCCACCGGCAGCAGCTCCTCTTCGGATGGGTCCCAGGAGTTTTCACTGTCGTTCGCGACATCCAACACCATTGAGAGTCCCTTCCAAGTGTTGGCAGAGAATTACATGAAGTCACACCCGAACGTGAAGATTACGTTCAACCCGCAGCCCAATGACTCCTACGACCAGACCCTGCGGACCCAGCTCCAGGCCGGAAACGCCTCCGACGTCGTAGTGACCTCGCCGGGTTCGGGCACCGGCCGCAGCATCCTGCCGCTCGCCCAGGCCGGCTTCCTTGAGCCGCTGGACGAGGCCGCCAAGAAGCTGGTCCCCGAAGGAAGCGACAGCCTTTTCGGGTCCGACGGCAAGGTGTACGGCCAGGCCGCGGAAATTACGGTCGTTGGCCTGGTGTCCAACGAGACGGCCTCCAAGGCAGCAGGCCTCTCTGACCTCCCGTCAGACTTCGCTTCCCTTGAGCAGCAGTGCAAAACGCTCGAATCCGCGGGCAAGTCATTCTTCGCGCTTGCCGGCTCGGCTGCTCCCAACACCGGGCTCATGGCGATGTCTCTGGCAGCCTCACGTGTTTACGCGGACGACCCAAAGTGGAACGAAAAGCGTGCTGCCAATGAGACGAAGTTCGCTGACTCGGACGGTTGGAAGTCGTCCCTGGAAGCAGTCGTGAAGTTGAACGACGCCGGATGCTTCCAGAAAGGCGCCGCAGGTGCCGGCTTTGACGCCATCACCAAGGGCCTGGCCAGCGGAACCTCCCTCGCCGGGTTCATCCCCGGCCCCAGCTGGAAGCAGCTGAAATCCGCAGCTGCCGGCTCCGACTTCGATGTCCGCGCGCTTCCTGCGGAGCAGAGCTCCGGCAAGGGGTTCGTGTACGCCAGTGCCAACTACGCGTTCTCCGTCAATGCCGCGTCCAAGAACAAGGATGCTGCCAAAGCTTTCCTTGACTGGGCTGCGCAGCCTGATCAGACCAAGGCCTTCGCCGAGATCGACGGCGCCCTCCCTGTCAGCGGACTTGACGGCTACGACTTCAATGGCGGGGCCTACAAGAACGTCGGCGATTTCATCAAGGGCGGGAAGTACGGTCCGCTGCCGAACAGCCAGTGGCCGAACTCCGCGGTGTACGACGCACTCGCCACCGGCGTCCAAGGCCTCCTTACCGGCCAGAAAACTGCTGACCAGGTCCTGCAGGCCATGGACGCAGCCTGGGGACAGTGA
- the gcl gene encoding glyoxylate carboligase: protein MTKMRTVDAAVAILEKEGATEAFGLPGAAINPFYSAMRNHGGIRHTLARHVEGASHMADGYSRAKDGNIGICIGTSGPAGTDMITGLYAAWADSIPMLCITGQAPVAKLHKEDFQAVDIESIAKPVTKMAMTILEPGQVPGAFQKAFQLMRSGRPGPVLLDLPIDVQLAEIEFDIDTYEPLPVEKPRASRKQLEKALDMLTAARRPLIVAGGGIINAGASEQLVELAELLGVPVIPTLMGWGAIPDDHELMAGMVGLQTSHRYGNETFLQSDFVIGIGNRWANRHTGGLDTYTAGRTFVHIDIEPTQIGRVFSPDLGIASDAGAALDGLVELARERRAAGSLPDYSTWVSECAGRKATLHRKTHFENIPIKPQRVYEEMNRAFGPETTYVSTIGLSQIAGAQMLHVFGPRKWINAGQAGPLGWTAPAALGVVRGKPGETVVALSGDYDFQFMIEELAVGAQFNLPYIHVVVNNSYLGLIRQSQRGFNMEQNVSLAFENINSTDLSATASGYGVDHIKVAEGLGCKAVRVEDPNELGTAFAQAGALAAEFQVPVVVEVILEKVTNIAMGVEINAVNEFEPLAETPEDAPTAILALQA from the coding sequence ATGACGAAGATGCGCACTGTTGACGCAGCCGTCGCCATCCTGGAAAAGGAAGGCGCCACCGAGGCGTTCGGCTTGCCGGGCGCGGCCATCAACCCGTTCTACTCCGCCATGCGGAACCACGGCGGCATCCGCCACACCCTGGCCCGCCACGTCGAAGGCGCCAGCCACATGGCCGACGGCTATTCCCGGGCCAAGGACGGCAACATCGGCATCTGCATCGGCACTTCCGGCCCCGCCGGCACCGACATGATCACCGGACTCTACGCAGCCTGGGCCGATTCCATCCCGATGCTCTGCATCACCGGCCAGGCCCCCGTGGCCAAGCTCCACAAGGAGGACTTCCAGGCCGTGGACATCGAATCCATCGCCAAGCCCGTCACCAAGATGGCCATGACGATCCTGGAACCCGGCCAGGTCCCCGGCGCCTTCCAGAAGGCCTTCCAGCTGATGCGTTCCGGCCGTCCCGGCCCGGTCCTGCTGGACCTGCCCATCGACGTGCAGCTGGCCGAGATCGAATTCGACATCGACACCTACGAGCCCCTGCCCGTGGAAAAGCCCCGGGCCAGCCGCAAACAGCTCGAAAAGGCACTGGACATGCTCACCGCGGCTCGCCGCCCGCTGATCGTCGCCGGCGGCGGGATCATCAACGCCGGTGCCTCGGAGCAGCTCGTGGAACTGGCCGAACTGCTCGGCGTCCCGGTGATCCCCACCCTGATGGGCTGGGGAGCGATCCCGGATGACCACGAGCTCATGGCCGGCATGGTGGGCCTGCAGACCAGCCACCGCTACGGCAACGAGACCTTCCTGCAGAGCGACTTCGTGATCGGCATCGGCAACCGCTGGGCCAACCGCCACACCGGCGGCCTGGACACCTACACGGCCGGCCGCACCTTCGTGCACATCGACATCGAGCCCACCCAGATCGGCCGCGTGTTCTCCCCGGACCTGGGCATCGCCTCCGACGCCGGAGCCGCGCTGGACGGACTGGTGGAACTGGCCCGCGAGCGCCGGGCCGCGGGTTCCTTGCCGGACTACAGCACCTGGGTGTCCGAGTGCGCCGGCCGCAAGGCAACCCTGCACCGCAAGACACACTTCGAGAACATCCCGATCAAGCCGCAGCGCGTCTATGAGGAAATGAACCGCGCCTTCGGCCCGGAGACGACCTATGTCTCCACGATCGGCCTGTCCCAGATCGCCGGCGCACAGATGCTCCATGTGTTCGGCCCGCGGAAGTGGATCAACGCCGGCCAGGCCGGCCCGCTGGGCTGGACCGCCCCGGCCGCCCTGGGCGTGGTGCGCGGCAAGCCCGGCGAGACCGTGGTGGCGCTCTCCGGCGACTACGACTTCCAGTTCATGATCGAGGAACTCGCCGTGGGCGCGCAGTTCAACCTGCCTTACATCCACGTGGTGGTCAACAACTCCTACCTCGGCCTGATCCGCCAGTCCCAGCGCGGCTTCAACATGGAGCAGAACGTGTCCCTGGCGTTCGAGAACATCAACTCCACTGATCTCTCGGCAACGGCCAGCGGCTACGGCGTGGACCACATCAAGGTGGCCGAGGGCCTGGGCTGCAAGGCCGTCCGGGTGGAGGACCCCAACGAGCTAGGCACCGCGTTCGCCCAGGCCGGCGCGCTGGCCGCCGAGTTCCAGGTGCCCGTGGTGGTCGAAGTGATCCTGGAAAAGGTCACCAACATCGCCATGGGTGTGGAGATCAACGCCGTCAACGAATTCGAGCCCCTGGCCGAGACTCCCGAGGACGCCCCGACCGCCATCCTGGCCCTGCAGGCCTAA
- a CDS encoding carbohydrate ABC transporter permease, protein MTATMQPKSEAAEAPRRGRRTPGADQKARPRGRGLEFGHWWWALPGIALVIAIHYVATGIGGFFAFTNWTGIGSFKMVGWQNFEAIFKDPTKLGALSNTLFLAFGSVLLGNIAGLIIALGLNRVLKTRYILRTLFFMPVVLSPLATAYVWKYIFDFDGPVNVFLASIGAGDLAKPWLADPQWAIWTVLIVLVWSSTGFAMVIFMAGLAGVPVEVEEAAAIDGANLWQRFRNVTLPAIRPAIAIATTLGIVQGLRVFDPIMALTSGGPAGATETLATQVYKQAFALGNFGGGAALALVLAVIILFFAVIQQRLTRSNPED, encoded by the coding sequence ATGACTGCGACGATGCAACCGAAAAGCGAAGCAGCTGAAGCACCCCGGCGAGGCAGGCGCACCCCGGGGGCGGACCAGAAGGCCCGCCCCCGGGGCCGGGGCCTGGAGTTCGGGCACTGGTGGTGGGCGCTGCCCGGGATCGCCCTTGTCATCGCCATCCACTACGTGGCGACCGGCATCGGCGGCTTCTTCGCCTTCACCAACTGGACGGGCATCGGCTCGTTCAAAATGGTCGGCTGGCAGAACTTCGAAGCCATTTTCAAGGATCCCACCAAGCTCGGCGCGCTCTCCAACACCCTCTTCCTGGCCTTTGGCTCGGTCCTCCTGGGCAATATCGCGGGCCTCATCATCGCCCTGGGCCTGAACAGGGTTTTGAAGACGCGGTACATCCTCCGCACGCTCTTCTTCATGCCCGTGGTACTCAGCCCGCTCGCCACCGCCTACGTCTGGAAGTACATCTTCGACTTCGACGGTCCGGTCAACGTCTTTCTCGCCTCGATCGGCGCCGGCGACCTGGCAAAGCCATGGCTCGCCGATCCGCAGTGGGCGATCTGGACAGTGCTCATCGTGCTCGTCTGGAGCTCCACCGGGTTCGCCATGGTGATCTTCATGGCCGGACTTGCCGGTGTACCCGTGGAAGTGGAGGAGGCCGCCGCCATTGACGGTGCCAACCTGTGGCAGCGCTTTCGGAACGTCACGCTGCCGGCCATCCGGCCTGCCATCGCCATCGCAACAACCCTTGGAATCGTTCAGGGGCTCCGCGTCTTCGATCCCATCATGGCCTTGACCAGTGGAGGACCCGCCGGCGCAACGGAAACACTGGCCACCCAGGTCTACAAGCAGGCATTTGCGCTCGGCAACTTCGGCGGAGGCGCCGCCCTCGCCCTGGTGCTCGCCGTCATCATCCTGTTCTTCGCCGTTATTCAGCAACGGCTGACGCGATCGAACCCCGAGGACTAA
- a CDS encoding DUF6379 domain-containing protein, giving the protein MLLERDLIQSVGFRNTTDGGRVTGFQFRVRMPSYRGMAASLIDGIAVRVGDIVDVGPDVPLWTFGGRTYTLQQLWESDGVRWPLEEAAVVTVPLDGGLPQGVHELSIELRLRMSYIPVEHQPTVHRTSRKVTLAPEGGEGTFRYGVSLYSYMGDYGTVMDLETALAAVADVGATGVEILGEGHIPGYPAPSPAWIDNWFGLLEKYSLEPTNYGSWIDTRLHPGRTMTVAEGAEALQRDLRLANQLGFGFVRPKIGVVSSDLVPDPIWTGSVERSLDLAHALGIIICPEIHSPTPIKHPVVEDYIALIERTGTKNFGLLIDAGIFQDRPIPLREGETRETRPAFLDGIGVDPADFADIAQYVVFVQAKFHDINEGLEDQQIPWLPVLRALRDSGYTGYLSSEYEGERTPWRAIEQVRRQHALIRRIAGGLT; this is encoded by the coding sequence ATGCTTCTCGAAAGAGACCTCATCCAGTCCGTCGGCTTCCGCAATACCACGGACGGCGGACGTGTAACCGGCTTTCAGTTCCGGGTCCGAATGCCTTCCTACCGCGGCATGGCCGCGTCCCTCATCGACGGCATTGCAGTTCGCGTTGGCGACATCGTCGACGTCGGTCCTGACGTTCCGCTGTGGACGTTCGGGGGGCGGACCTACACCCTGCAGCAGCTGTGGGAAAGCGATGGCGTGCGCTGGCCCCTTGAGGAAGCGGCCGTGGTGACCGTTCCCCTCGACGGCGGACTCCCGCAGGGAGTCCATGAGCTCTCCATCGAGCTGCGGCTGCGCATGTCCTACATTCCCGTGGAGCACCAGCCCACCGTGCACCGAACCAGCCGCAAGGTGACGCTCGCGCCGGAAGGCGGCGAAGGCACCTTCCGCTACGGCGTTTCCCTCTACAGCTACATGGGCGACTACGGCACGGTCATGGACCTGGAAACGGCCCTGGCCGCCGTCGCGGACGTGGGCGCCACCGGCGTCGAGATCCTCGGCGAGGGCCACATCCCCGGCTATCCGGCACCGTCCCCCGCCTGGATCGATAACTGGTTCGGCCTTCTGGAGAAGTATTCGCTGGAGCCCACGAACTACGGCTCCTGGATCGATACCCGTCTTCACCCGGGCCGCACCATGACGGTCGCGGAGGGTGCGGAGGCCCTCCAGCGGGACCTGCGGCTTGCCAACCAGCTGGGCTTCGGCTTCGTGCGCCCCAAAATCGGCGTCGTGTCCAGCGACCTGGTCCCGGACCCCATCTGGACCGGGTCCGTGGAACGCTCCCTTGACCTGGCCCACGCGCTGGGGATCATCATCTGCCCGGAGATTCATTCCCCGACGCCGATCAAGCACCCCGTCGTCGAGGACTACATCGCACTGATCGAACGGACCGGAACCAAGAACTTCGGGCTGCTCATCGACGCCGGTATCTTCCAGGACCGGCCCATCCCGCTGCGCGAAGGGGAGACCCGCGAGACCCGGCCCGCCTTCCTCGACGGGATCGGCGTCGATCCGGCCGACTTCGCGGACATCGCGCAATATGTCGTGTTCGTCCAGGCGAAGTTCCACGACATCAACGAGGGCTTGGAGGACCAGCAGATTCCGTGGCTGCCCGTGCTCAGGGCCCTCAGGGACTCGGGCTACACCGGTTATCTCTCCAGCGAATATGAAGGCGAGCGCACGCCATGGCGAGCCATTGAGCAGGTGCGGCGCCAGCACGCCCTGATCCGGCGCATCGCCGGCGGACTTACCTGA